One window of Halopelagius longus genomic DNA carries:
- a CDS encoding translation initiation factor IF-2 subunit alpha → MKYSGWPDKGELVVGKVDEIADFGVFIDLEEYENKRGLTHISEVASGWIKNVRDHVREGQTVVAKVLDVDTSSQQIDLSIKDVNEHQRKEKIQEWKNEQKADKWMNIAFGEDVSDEQYSSVANALLAEYESLYDGFEQAAIHGAEALEDVDLDDEEVEAIVETARQNVSVPYVNVTGYVDLRCPVGDGVDDIKEALKAAEGEEIPEEIELSVTYVGSPEYRIKVRAPDYKTAETALEDAAARAAESIEASGGTAEFHRERNEDDE, encoded by the coding sequence ATGAAGTACAGCGGCTGGCCCGACAAAGGCGAACTCGTCGTGGGAAAGGTCGACGAAATCGCCGACTTCGGGGTCTTCATCGACCTCGAAGAGTACGAGAACAAGCGCGGCCTCACCCACATAAGCGAGGTCGCCAGCGGCTGGATAAAGAACGTCCGCGACCACGTTCGCGAGGGACAGACGGTGGTCGCGAAGGTGCTCGACGTCGACACGAGCTCACAGCAGATAGACCTCTCTATCAAGGACGTCAACGAGCACCAGCGCAAAGAGAAGATACAGGAGTGGAAAAACGAGCAGAAGGCGGACAAGTGGATGAACATCGCCTTCGGCGAGGACGTCTCCGACGAGCAGTACAGCTCCGTCGCGAACGCCCTGCTCGCGGAGTACGAGAGCCTCTACGACGGCTTCGAGCAGGCGGCCATCCACGGCGCCGAGGCGCTCGAAGACGTCGACTTAGACGACGAGGAGGTCGAAGCGATCGTCGAGACGGCCCGGCAGAACGTCTCCGTCCCGTACGTCAACGTCACCGGGTACGTGGACCTCCGCTGTCCCGTCGGCGACGGCGTCGACGACATCAAGGAGGCGCTGAAAGCCGCCGAAGGCGAGGAGATCCCCGAGGAGATAGAGCTCTCCGTCACGTACGTCGGGTCCCCCGAGTACCGAATCAAGGTGCGCGCGCCCGACTACAAGACCGCGGAGACCGCGCTCGAAGACGCCGCCGCGCGGGCGGCGGAGTCCATCGAGGCGTCCGGCGGAACCGCGGAGTTCCACCGCGAACGCAACGAAGACGACGAGTAG
- a CDS encoding DUF2298 domain-containing protein has product MEYALVIRWLVLYAVLLAAGLPLAARLLPDAAGRGAGLALPASLLVLTVPAYWVGQVSFGPVALAAGVVALLVAAALAAFDAAALRDGRVELAVDIDVRAAGDAFAVFTAAFLFIVAVRAFDPAVFPAGGEKFLDFGLLKTLQRSATLPPEDFWFAGEPVKYYYGGHLMTTLLSWLSGTEPRFAYNLALAGFYGAAVVAAFELAGAIGAERGVPRRIAGLFAAFFVGFASNLVTAGRFVLLALPEGLRRTAAEMVAAQTEYAVSDVLAGAESFSYWSASRVIPGTINEFPLFAWLNGDLHAHMTGTPFLLLAAAVGFAYYRTPEANRRRRRALVFGAVPVIASWQAVHNTWSFPSVLGLAWLAVAFAPAAPWSLLPGVGSLGRRAAPRSRLAAEAARVASAFAAVGVVAVVAVALASPFLFGAATGAGGRSIELLGPETRSGFGGLLFVHGAFVAAFGAYLLARLRVERPLYVVGALAVAALVALEIGFAALAVVVPLLVFGWVALRTDRPVGYETVLIVGGAGIVTLVELVYVSEQAGPGRMNTVFKTYMQVWMLWATAMGVVLPALVRGVPAAATDAADETRARAGSVATDGGRVPWRRFAAVAFVVVLVASTSVYGVMALGNHFEEGPPGGTTLDATQFVESYHPDQAAAIDWLDEREGTPTLLEAPGTRHYPGGDDGRTRVMYNWNASAASSLTGVPSVAGWAHEVGYRGDEAYYDRVRDVDAMFTGDAETRADLFRTYDVRYVWVGPSERARYGDVSFEMEGVTVAHQSGSVTIYEVHPDRLPGASGGSAAENESA; this is encoded by the coding sequence ATGGAGTACGCCCTCGTCATCCGCTGGTTAGTTCTCTACGCCGTACTGCTTGCGGCGGGACTTCCACTCGCCGCCCGCCTCCTCCCCGACGCCGCGGGGCGAGGGGCCGGACTCGCTCTCCCCGCATCTCTCCTCGTGCTGACAGTGCCCGCCTACTGGGTCGGACAGGTATCGTTCGGTCCGGTGGCCCTCGCCGCGGGCGTCGTCGCCCTCCTCGTCGCCGCCGCCCTCGCGGCGTTCGACGCCGCCGCACTCCGAGACGGACGCGTCGAACTCGCCGTCGATATCGACGTCAGGGCGGCCGGAGACGCCTTCGCCGTGTTCACCGCGGCGTTCCTCTTCATCGTCGCCGTCAGGGCGTTCGACCCCGCGGTGTTCCCCGCCGGCGGCGAGAAGTTCCTCGATTTCGGCCTCCTGAAGACGCTCCAACGCTCCGCGACGCTCCCGCCGGAGGACTTCTGGTTCGCCGGCGAACCGGTGAAGTACTACTACGGCGGCCACCTGATGACGACGCTCCTCTCGTGGCTCAGCGGGACGGAACCCCGCTTCGCGTACAACCTCGCGCTCGCGGGATTCTACGGCGCCGCCGTCGTCGCTGCCTTCGAACTCGCCGGGGCAATCGGCGCTGAGCGCGGCGTCCCCCGTCGAATCGCCGGCCTGTTCGCGGCGTTCTTCGTCGGGTTCGCGAGCAACCTCGTCACGGCGGGTCGCTTCGTCCTTCTGGCGTTGCCGGAGGGCCTCCGTCGAACCGCCGCCGAGATGGTCGCGGCGCAGACCGAGTACGCGGTGTCCGACGTCCTCGCGGGCGCGGAGTCGTTCTCCTACTGGAGCGCGAGTCGCGTCATCCCGGGGACGATAAACGAGTTCCCACTGTTCGCGTGGTTGAACGGCGACCTGCACGCGCACATGACCGGAACGCCGTTTCTCCTCCTCGCGGCCGCCGTCGGGTTCGCGTACTACCGGACGCCCGAGGCCAACCGCCGCCGACGCCGAGCGCTCGTCTTCGGCGCGGTGCCGGTCATCGCGTCGTGGCAGGCCGTCCACAACACGTGGAGTTTCCCGAGCGTCCTCGGTTTGGCGTGGTTGGCCGTCGCCTTCGCGCCCGCCGCGCCGTGGTCGCTCCTCCCGGGCGTCGGGTCGCTGGGTCGCCGCGCCGCGCCCCGCTCTCGACTCGCCGCCGAGGCGGCGCGCGTCGCCTCGGCGTTCGCCGCCGTCGGCGTCGTCGCCGTCGTCGCCGTCGCCCTCGCGTCGCCGTTCCTCTTCGGCGCGGCGACGGGCGCGGGCGGACGCTCCATCGAACTCCTCGGCCCGGAGACGCGGAGCGGATTCGGCGGGTTGCTGTTCGTCCACGGCGCGTTCGTCGCCGCCTTCGGCGCGTACCTCCTCGCGCGCCTCCGCGTCGAACGGCCGCTGTACGTCGTCGGCGCACTCGCCGTCGCCGCACTCGTCGCCCTCGAAATCGGCTTTGCGGCCCTCGCGGTGGTCGTCCCACTCCTGGTCTTCGGATGGGTCGCCCTGCGGACGGACCGACCCGTCGGCTACGAGACGGTCCTGATAGTCGGCGGGGCGGGCATCGTCACGCTGGTCGAACTCGTCTACGTGAGCGAACAGGCCGGGCCGGGGCGGATGAACACCGTGTTCAAGACGTACATGCAGGTGTGGATGCTCTGGGCGACGGCGATGGGCGTCGTTCTCCCCGCGTTGGTCCGGGGCGTCCCCGCCGCCGCCACCGACGCCGCGGACGAGACGCGGGCGCGCGCCGGGTCCGTCGCGACGGACGGCGGGCGCGTCCCGTGGCGACGCTTCGCCGCCGTCGCGTTCGTCGTCGTCCTCGTGGCCTCCACGTCCGTCTACGGCGTGATGGCCCTCGGCAACCACTTCGAGGAGGGACCGCCCGGCGGGACGACGCTGGACGCGACGCAGTTCGTCGAGTCGTACCACCCCGACCAAGCGGCGGCCATCGACTGGTTGGACGAACGCGAGGGGACGCCCACGCTGTTGGAAGCGCCGGGAACGAGACACTACCCCGGCGGGGACGACGGCCGGACGAGGGTGATGTACAACTGGAACGCGAGCGCCGCCTCGTCGCTCACCGGCGTCCCCTCCGTCGCGGGGTGGGCCCACGAAGTCGGCTACCGCGGCGACGAGGCGTACTACGACCGCGTGCGCGACGTGGACGCGATGTTCACCGGCGACGCGGAGACCCGCGCCGACCTGTTCCGGACGTACGACGTGCGGTACGTCTGGGTCGGGCCGAGCGAACGGGCGCGCTACGGCGACGTTTCCTTCGAGATGGAGGGCGTGACGGTGGCCCACCAGTCGGGCTCCGTCACGATATACGAGGTTCACCCCGACCGGTTGCCGGGCGCGTCCGGCGGGTCGGCGGCCGAAAACGAGTCCGCGTGA
- a CDS encoding glycosyltransferase — protein sequence MNRTVGVVVPAYRPDPERLLSYVRSLDDQLTPAVVRIELDDPRPKVLDRLRDAPQFVDVNAVAARRGKGAAITAGFESLASEVDVLAFADADGSTPADSFADVVAPVADGDASLSVGSRRHPRSDIASHQTLARRRLGDGFAWLARRLLDVGLYDYQCGAKAVASDAWANVRDHLYDPGFAWDIELIAVADALDYRIVEVPVRWEDRPGSTVSPVETTFRLARGLLLSRHRARIIREDRVHELLETTRTDRPTLVNRLTDSVEAAEAD from the coding sequence ATGAACCGTACCGTCGGGGTCGTGGTGCCGGCGTACCGGCCCGACCCGGAGCGCCTCCTCTCGTACGTTCGTTCCCTCGACGACCAGTTGACCCCCGCAGTCGTCCGCATCGAACTGGACGACCCCCGCCCGAAGGTCCTCGACCGCCTCCGCGACGCCCCCCAGTTCGTAGACGTGAACGCCGTCGCCGCCCGCCGCGGGAAGGGGGCGGCCATCACCGCGGGATTCGAATCGCTCGCGTCGGAGGTGGACGTCCTCGCTTTCGCCGACGCGGACGGGAGCACGCCCGCCGACTCCTTTGCGGACGTCGTCGCCCCCGTCGCCGACGGCGACGCCTCCCTCTCCGTCGGGTCGCGGCGACATCCGCGGTCGGACATCGCCTCCCACCAGACGCTCGCCCGGCGACGCCTCGGCGACGGGTTCGCGTGGTTGGCGCGGCGACTGCTCGACGTGGGTCTCTACGACTACCAGTGCGGCGCGAAAGCCGTCGCTTCGGACGCGTGGGCGAACGTCCGCGACCACCTGTACGACCCCGGGTTCGCGTGGGACATCGAACTCATCGCCGTCGCCGACGCCCTCGACTACCGCATCGTCGAGGTGCCGGTCCGCTGGGAGGACCGCCCGGGATCGACCGTCTCGCCCGTCGAGACGACGTTCCGACTCGCCCGCGGCCTCCTCCTCTCGCGGCACCGCGCCCGCATCATACGCGAGGACCGAGTCCACGAACTGTTGGAGACGACGCGGACGGACAGGCCGACCCTCGTGAACCGCCTGACCGACTCCGTGGAGGCCGCAGAGGCCGATTGA
- a CDS encoding proteasome assembly chaperone family protein: MDEIEVETVADPDLRDPVLVEGLPGVGHVGKLAVEHLLEEMDSELVRRVYADEFPPQVSIDDDGVAELASAEFYAVDAGDRDLLVLTGDHQAQSNAGHYHLTDAFLDVAEAFGVERGFALGGVPTGELVDDPAVLGAVTHEDAIERLKEAGVEFREDEPAGGIVGVSGLLLGLGERRGLDVACLMGETSGYLVDPTSAQAVLEVLEEAVGFDVEYESLEERAEEMKEVVGKIQEMQNQQQGMPTDDDLRYIG; this comes from the coding sequence ATGGACGAAATCGAAGTCGAGACGGTCGCGGACCCGGACCTCCGGGACCCCGTACTCGTCGAAGGGCTTCCCGGGGTGGGGCACGTCGGCAAGCTCGCCGTCGAGCATCTTCTCGAAGAGATGGACAGCGAGCTCGTCCGCCGGGTGTACGCCGACGAGTTCCCGCCGCAGGTGTCTATCGACGACGACGGCGTCGCCGAACTGGCGAGCGCGGAGTTCTACGCCGTCGACGCCGGCGACCGCGACCTTCTCGTTCTGACGGGCGACCACCAAGCGCAGTCGAACGCGGGACATTACCACCTCACCGACGCGTTCCTCGACGTCGCCGAGGCGTTCGGCGTCGAACGCGGGTTCGCACTCGGCGGCGTGCCGACGGGCGAACTGGTGGACGACCCCGCCGTCCTCGGAGCCGTCACCCACGAGGACGCCATAGAGCGACTGAAAGAGGCGGGCGTCGAGTTCCGCGAGGACGAACCCGCCGGCGGAATCGTCGGCGTCAGCGGTCTGCTCCTCGGCCTCGGCGAACGGCGGGGACTCGACGTCGCCTGCCTCATGGGCGAGACAAGCGGCTACCTCGTCGACCCCACGAGTGCGCAGGCCGTCCTCGAAGTGTTGGAGGAGGCCGTCGGCTTCGACGTCGAGTACGAGTCGCTGGAGGAACGCGCAGAGGAGATGAAGGAAGTCGTCGGGAAGATTCAGGAGATGCAGAACCAACAGCAGGGGATGCCGACCGACGACGACCTGCGGTACATCGGCTGA
- a CDS encoding 50S ribosomal protein L44e — protein MQMPRRFNTYCPHCKEHEEHEVEKVRSGRQTGMKWAARQEKRGESTIGNAGKFSKVPGGDKPTKKTHLKYICSECGKAHMRKGWRAGRLEFQE, from the coding sequence ATGCAGATGCCACGCCGGTTCAACACGTACTGTCCCCACTGTAAAGAGCACGAAGAACACGAAGTCGAGAAGGTCCGCTCGGGCCGTCAGACCGGGATGAAGTGGGCCGCTCGTCAGGAGAAGCGCGGCGAGTCCACCATCGGCAACGCCGGGAAGTTCTCGAAGGTGCCCGGTGGCGACAAGCCGACGAAGAAGACGCACCTGAAGTACATCTGCTCCGAGTGTGGCAAGGCCCACATGCGGAAGGGATGGCGCGCAGGCCGACTGGAGTTCCAGGAGTAA
- a CDS encoding HAH_0734 family protein yields MKKLIIRGDPGIRRNATIEVDGEEVVCFSIDRQGDWHGPDRVQLWCTVGTEEERETFARREYVPHFLDVESVDAEAVDVISKRGT; encoded by the coding sequence ATGAAGAAGCTCATCATCCGCGGCGACCCCGGCATCCGGCGCAACGCGACCATCGAAGTGGACGGTGAGGAAGTGGTCTGCTTCTCCATCGACCGACAGGGCGACTGGCACGGCCCGGACCGCGTCCAACTGTGGTGCACCGTCGGCACGGAAGAGGAACGAGAGACGTTCGCCCGCCGCGAGTACGTCCCGCACTTCCTCGACGTCGAATCCGTCGACGCCGAGGCCGTCGACGTCATCTCGAAGCGCGGCACCTGA
- a CDS encoding VOC family protein → MDDHADPEYAGQLHHVELYASDLERSVDFWGWLLGELGYEPKDEWDGGRSWVNGPAYVVFVQADDADRPFDRQTPGLNHLAFHAASREQVDSLAAGVRERADATLLYEDRHPFAGGYYALYCEDPDGIKVEVVAPE, encoded by the coding sequence ATGGACGACCACGCCGACCCCGAGTACGCCGGGCAACTCCACCACGTCGAGCTGTACGCCTCCGACCTCGAGCGGTCGGTCGATTTCTGGGGCTGGCTCCTCGGCGAACTCGGGTACGAACCGAAGGACGAGTGGGACGGCGGCCGGTCGTGGGTCAACGGGCCCGCGTACGTCGTGTTCGTGCAGGCCGACGACGCCGACCGCCCTTTCGACCGTCAAACTCCCGGTCTGAACCACCTCGCGTTCCACGCCGCCTCGCGCGAACAGGTCGATTCGCTCGCGGCGGGCGTCAGAGAACGCGCGGACGCGACCCTCCTGTACGAGGACCGCCACCCCTTCGCCGGCGGCTACTACGCGCTCTACTGCGAGGACCCGGACGGGATAAAAGTCGAAGTGGTCGCCCCCGAGTGA
- a CDS encoding 30S ribosomal protein S27e, with translation MAGNYYRVQCTDCDNEQVVFGKASSVVNCAVCGTTLATPTGGKADIRGEVVDTVERRTTEA, from the coding sequence ATGGCTGGAAACTACTACCGCGTCCAGTGCACCGACTGCGACAACGAACAGGTCGTCTTCGGTAAGGCATCGTCCGTCGTCAACTGCGCCGTCTGCGGCACCACGCTCGCCACCCCGACCGGCGGGAAGGCCGACATCCGCGGCGAAGTTGTCGACACCGTCGAACGTCGCACGACCGAGGCGTAA
- a CDS encoding GtrA family protein — translation MSNRSFDALFSGVRFGKFVSVGAVGAVFDMTTTTALIVLLGVLGEYAKLVGAEVAIIVMFVINENWTFADEGAGGTLPTIRRFLTSNLVRSGGLALQFFIVRSLRQLDLSVIVFGFDFWQVIPIPIAIAASMLVNYVAESTFTWRISRP, via the coding sequence ATGAGCAACCGTTCCTTCGACGCCCTCTTCTCGGGCGTTCGCTTCGGCAAGTTCGTCTCCGTCGGTGCGGTGGGCGCAGTCTTCGACATGACGACGACGACGGCGCTCATCGTCCTCCTCGGCGTCCTCGGCGAGTACGCGAAGCTCGTCGGCGCGGAAGTCGCGATCATCGTCATGTTCGTCATCAACGAGAACTGGACGTTCGCCGACGAGGGCGCGGGCGGAACGCTCCCGACGATTCGGCGCTTTCTCACCTCCAACCTCGTCAGAAGCGGCGGCCTCGCCCTCCAGTTCTTCATCGTCCGGTCGCTTCGCCAACTCGACCTGTCGGTCATCGTGTTCGGCTTCGACTTCTGGCAGGTCATCCCGATTCCGATTGCCATCGCCGCCTCGATGCTTGTGAACTACGTCGCCGAGAGCACGTTCACGTGGCGCATCTCTCGGCCGTGA
- a CDS encoding RNA-protein complex protein Nop10, with protein sequence MKSDIRVCGAWRTRHDRPVYTLSATCPDCGADTENSAPAPFNPEDPYGEYRRSFKRSDR encoded by the coding sequence ATGAAGTCGGACATCCGGGTCTGCGGCGCGTGGCGCACTCGTCACGACCGCCCGGTGTACACGCTTTCTGCGACCTGTCCCGACTGCGGCGCCGACACCGAAAACAGCGCGCCCGCGCCGTTCAACCCCGAAGACCCCTACGGAGAGTACCGACGGTCCTTTAAGCGAAGCGACCGGTAA
- a CDS encoding Rieske (2Fe-2S) protein has product MDDSRRIAAADEVPEDGTLLFTVSEDGDRTEAILTRLDDGTIAAFSNYCPHWTDVRLDKGSGALVRNGELVCQKHGATFERDSGVCNFGPCEGAVLETIDVTVEEGSVLLTDDDYAFENLGASQEYDRSSGNQIGF; this is encoded by the coding sequence ATGGACGACTCGCGCCGAATCGCCGCCGCCGACGAGGTGCCCGAAGACGGCACGCTTCTCTTCACCGTCTCGGAGGACGGCGACCGGACGGAGGCCATCCTCACGCGCCTCGACGACGGGACCATCGCGGCGTTCTCGAACTACTGCCCCCATTGGACGGACGTGCGACTCGACAAGGGGTCGGGTGCGCTGGTCCGGAACGGCGAACTCGTCTGCCAGAAACACGGGGCGACGTTCGAACGCGACTCGGGGGTCTGTAACTTCGGCCCCTGCGAGGGCGCGGTGTTGGAGACGATCGACGTGACCGTCGAGGAGGGGTCCGTGCTGTTGACCGACGACGACTACGCGTTCGAGAACCTCGGCGCGTCGCAGGAGTACGACCGCTCCTCGGGCAACCAAATCGGGTTTTAG